From the Calonectris borealis chromosome 4, bCalBor7.hap1.2, whole genome shotgun sequence genome, one window contains:
- the TNIP2 gene encoding TNFAIP3-interacting protein 2 isoform X2 yields MHLAGLLLALEKKEKGQQRDRSSPSPAMCSEVQKLNQQLEEKNGEIQQMINQPPYEKEKEILRLQKSLAERERAQATSDVLCRSLTDETHQLQRKLASTAEMCQHLAKCLEEKQRKEKGNSDDQIVTERSNQLLDNETSLQALICNLQDENRMLKQKVSHVEDLNAKWQKYDASRDEYVKRLHLQLKEMKSQLEQQHGVTSAQTNSDLMHKEIFRLNKLLEEKMNECLKTKRELEDVKKASEGDNERIQMLEQQVLVYKDDFTSERSDRERAQSKIQELQAEVACLQHQLARRQDSRDTSSHFRVHVGNQNHMYVQTNVEHLRGNSPGQTGLRRTSSQSEQASPPVDNGNSGSEGRAQGELRCPHCMRFFSDELSDEFLKHVAECCQ; encoded by the exons ATGCACCTGGCCGGATTACTGCTCGccctggagaagaaagagaaggggcAGCAGCGTGACCGCAGCTCACCTTCCCCAGCCATGTGCTCG GAAGTACAGAAGTTGAATCAGCAACTAGAGGAGAAAAATGGAGAGATACAGCAGATGATAAATCAGCCTCCatatgaaaaggagaaagaaatcttACGACTTCAGAAGAGcttggcagagagagagagggctCAGGCCACCAGCGATGTTTTGTGCCGTTCACTCACGGATGAAACTCACCAACTTCAACGCAAATTAGCATCCACAGCAGAAATGTGTCAACATCTGGCAAAATGTCTAGAAGAGAAGCAacgaaaagagaagggaaattcAGATGACCAGATAGTTACTGAAAGATCTAATCAG CTTTTAGACAATGAAACTTCACTTCAAGCTCTTATCTGCAACCTACAAGATGAAAACAGgatgttaaaacaaaaagtatCTCAT GTGGAAGACTTAAATGCAAAATGGCAGAAATATGATGCGAGTAGGGATGAGTATGTGAAGCGACTCCACTTGCAGCTAAAAGAGATGAAGTCACAACTGGAGCAGCAGCACGGTGTAACTTCAGCACAAACAAATTCTGACCTGATGCACAAAGAGATATTCCGGTTAAACAagctactggaagaaaaaatgaatgaatgcctaaaaacaaagagagaattagaagatgTGAAGAAGGCTAGTGAAGGAGATAATGAGCGCATACAAATGCTGGAGCAACAG GTCCTAGTTTATAAAGATGATTTCACATCTGAGAGATCAGACAGAGAACGAGCACAGAGTAAAATACAAGAGCTTCAGGCAGAAGTTGCATGTCTGCAACACCAGCTAGCAAGAAGACAG gACTCAAGAGACACAAGCAGTCATTTCAGAGTTCACGTTGGTAACCAAAATCATATGTACGTACAGACGAACGTTGAACATCTAAGAGGCAATAGCCCGGGCCAAACAGGCCTGAGAAGAACATCTTCACAGTCTGAACAAGCTTCTCCACCTGTGGACAATGGAAACTCAGGATCCGAGGGCAGGGCACAGGGTGAACTTAGATGCCCTCATTGTATGAGGTTTTTCAGTGATGAACTCAGTGATGAATTCCTCAAGCACGTTGCTGAATGTTGTCAGTGA
- the TNIP2 gene encoding TNFAIP3-interacting protein 2 isoform X3: protein MIPQSFQFNKNVQQLREVQKLNQQLEEKNGEIQQMINQPPYEKEKEILRLQKSLAERERAQATSDVLCRSLTDETHQLQRKLASTAEMCQHLAKCLEEKQRKEKGNSDDQIVTERSNQLLDNETSLQALICNLQDENRMLKQKVSHVEDLNAKWQKYDASRDEYVKRLHLQLKEMKSQLEQQHGVTSAQTNSDLMHKEIFRLNKLLEEKMNECLKTKRELEDVKKASEGDNERIQMLEQQVLVYKDDFTSERSDRERAQSKIQELQAEVACLQHQLARRQDSRDTSSHFRVHVGNQNHMYVQTNVEHLRGNSPGQTGLRRTSSQSEQASPPVDNGNSGSEGRAQGELRCPHCMRFFSDELSDEFLKHVAECCQ from the exons ATGATCCCACAGAGCTTCCAATTCAACAAGAACGTGCAGCAACTAAGA GAAGTACAGAAGTTGAATCAGCAACTAGAGGAGAAAAATGGAGAGATACAGCAGATGATAAATCAGCCTCCatatgaaaaggagaaagaaatcttACGACTTCAGAAGAGcttggcagagagagagagggctCAGGCCACCAGCGATGTTTTGTGCCGTTCACTCACGGATGAAACTCACCAACTTCAACGCAAATTAGCATCCACAGCAGAAATGTGTCAACATCTGGCAAAATGTCTAGAAGAGAAGCAacgaaaagagaagggaaattcAGATGACCAGATAGTTACTGAAAGATCTAATCAG CTTTTAGACAATGAAACTTCACTTCAAGCTCTTATCTGCAACCTACAAGATGAAAACAGgatgttaaaacaaaaagtatCTCAT GTGGAAGACTTAAATGCAAAATGGCAGAAATATGATGCGAGTAGGGATGAGTATGTGAAGCGACTCCACTTGCAGCTAAAAGAGATGAAGTCACAACTGGAGCAGCAGCACGGTGTAACTTCAGCACAAACAAATTCTGACCTGATGCACAAAGAGATATTCCGGTTAAACAagctactggaagaaaaaatgaatgaatgcctaaaaacaaagagagaattagaagatgTGAAGAAGGCTAGTGAAGGAGATAATGAGCGCATACAAATGCTGGAGCAACAG GTCCTAGTTTATAAAGATGATTTCACATCTGAGAGATCAGACAGAGAACGAGCACAGAGTAAAATACAAGAGCTTCAGGCAGAAGTTGCATGTCTGCAACACCAGCTAGCAAGAAGACAG gACTCAAGAGACACAAGCAGTCATTTCAGAGTTCACGTTGGTAACCAAAATCATATGTACGTACAGACGAACGTTGAACATCTAAGAGGCAATAGCCCGGGCCAAACAGGCCTGAGAAGAACATCTTCACAGTCTGAACAAGCTTCTCCACCTGTGGACAATGGAAACTCAGGATCCGAGGGCAGGGCACAGGGTGAACTTAGATGCCCTCATTGTATGAGGTTTTTCAGTGATGAACTCAGTGATGAATTCCTCAAGCACGTTGCTGAATGTTGTCAGTGA
- the TNIP2 gene encoding TNFAIP3-interacting protein 2 isoform X1 — translation MHLAGLLLALEKKEKGQQRDRSSPSPAMCSVSEGSSTDPLAARFRQVEETLEKLHRENRSLKNKVPRYNALCALYHESAQQLKHLQLQLAAKEATIRELRSSLARQQQPPAGGEAGAAGAEPARSLVESLLEQLGQAREQLRDSERLSARRVEALSQEVQKLNQQLEEKNGEIQQMINQPPYEKEKEILRLQKSLAERERAQATSDVLCRSLTDETHQLQRKLASTAEMCQHLAKCLEEKQRKEKGNSDDQIVTERSNQLLDNETSLQALICNLQDENRMLKQKVSHVEDLNAKWQKYDASRDEYVKRLHLQLKEMKSQLEQQHGVTSAQTNSDLMHKEIFRLNKLLEEKMNECLKTKRELEDVKKASEGDNERIQMLEQQVLVYKDDFTSERSDRERAQSKIQELQAEVACLQHQLARRQDSRDTSSHFRVHVGNQNHMYVQTNVEHLRGNSPGQTGLRRTSSQSEQASPPVDNGNSGSEGRAQGELRCPHCMRFFSDELSDEFLKHVAECCQ, via the exons ATGCACCTGGCCGGATTACTGCTCGccctggagaagaaagagaaggggcAGCAGCGTGACCGCAGCTCACCTTCCCCAGCCATGTGCTCGGTAAGCGAGGGTAGCAGTACAGACCCCTTGGCGGCCCGCTTCAGGCAGGTGGAGGAGACGCTGGAGAAGCTGCACCGGGAAAACAGGAGCTTGAAGAACAAAGTGCCTCGGTACAACGCGCTCTGCGCCTTGTACCACGAGTCCGCTCAGCAACTGAagcacctccagctgcagctggctGCCAAAGAGGCGACGATCCGGGAGCTGCGGAGCAGCCTGGCCCgccagcagcagccgccggcgggcggcgaggcgggggcggcgggcgcggagccggccCGCTCGCTGGTGGAGAGCCTGCTAGAGCAGCTGGGCCAGGCCAGGGAGCAGCTCAGGGACAGCGAGCGACTCTCGGCGCGCAGAGTGGAAGCTCTCAGCCAG GAAGTACAGAAGTTGAATCAGCAACTAGAGGAGAAAAATGGAGAGATACAGCAGATGATAAATCAGCCTCCatatgaaaaggagaaagaaatcttACGACTTCAGAAGAGcttggcagagagagagagggctCAGGCCACCAGCGATGTTTTGTGCCGTTCACTCACGGATGAAACTCACCAACTTCAACGCAAATTAGCATCCACAGCAGAAATGTGTCAACATCTGGCAAAATGTCTAGAAGAGAAGCAacgaaaagagaagggaaattcAGATGACCAGATAGTTACTGAAAGATCTAATCAG CTTTTAGACAATGAAACTTCACTTCAAGCTCTTATCTGCAACCTACAAGATGAAAACAGgatgttaaaacaaaaagtatCTCAT GTGGAAGACTTAAATGCAAAATGGCAGAAATATGATGCGAGTAGGGATGAGTATGTGAAGCGACTCCACTTGCAGCTAAAAGAGATGAAGTCACAACTGGAGCAGCAGCACGGTGTAACTTCAGCACAAACAAATTCTGACCTGATGCACAAAGAGATATTCCGGTTAAACAagctactggaagaaaaaatgaatgaatgcctaaaaacaaagagagaattagaagatgTGAAGAAGGCTAGTGAAGGAGATAATGAGCGCATACAAATGCTGGAGCAACAG GTCCTAGTTTATAAAGATGATTTCACATCTGAGAGATCAGACAGAGAACGAGCACAGAGTAAAATACAAGAGCTTCAGGCAGAAGTTGCATGTCTGCAACACCAGCTAGCAAGAAGACAG gACTCAAGAGACACAAGCAGTCATTTCAGAGTTCACGTTGGTAACCAAAATCATATGTACGTACAGACGAACGTTGAACATCTAAGAGGCAATAGCCCGGGCCAAACAGGCCTGAGAAGAACATCTTCACAGTCTGAACAAGCTTCTCCACCTGTGGACAATGGAAACTCAGGATCCGAGGGCAGGGCACAGGGTGAACTTAGATGCCCTCATTGTATGAGGTTTTTCAGTGATGAACTCAGTGATGAATTCCTCAAGCACGTTGCTGAATGTTGTCAGTGA